A single genomic interval of Spinacia oleracea cultivar Varoflay chromosome 6, BTI_SOV_V1, whole genome shotgun sequence harbors:
- the LOC130463001 gene encoding uncharacterized protein has product MPLEWRKSTIIPLYKNKGDVQDCANYRGIKLMSHTMKLWEQIIEQRPRKTVKISENQFGFLPGRSTMEAIHLIRQLMENYRDKKKDLHLVFIDLEKAYDKILSFVSVYNDEDKSVFLDLVVLRAMEVLELKKSDLVFMDLAQALKIDLKNGEFQQKLKEVTCLLGWSPDFVEDALEVREDYIFQDRVQKGKKEEEKRKDKEGKEKREFIGVLVWKLTSKWKRTVWTKDQTCFKTIQFSNQLRKQ; this is encoded by the exons ATGCCATTAGAGTGGAGGAAGAGTACCATCATCCCCTTGTACAAGAATAAGGGTGATGTCCAGGATTGTGCCAACTATCGAGGAATCAAACTAATGAGTCATACTATGAAACTTTGGGAGCAGATTATTGAGCAAAGACCGAGGAAAACTGTGAAAATTTCGGAGAACCAGTTTGGATTTTTGCCTGGGAGATCGACTATGGAGGCCATTCATCTTATAAGGCAACTAATGGAGAATTATCGAGATAAGAAGAAGGACTTACATCTGGTTTTCATAGATTTGGAGAAGGCGTATGATAAG ATCTTGTCATTTGTTTCGGTTTATAATGATGAGGACAAATCAGTTTTTCTGGACCTTGTTGTG CTTAGGGCAATGGAAGTTTTGGAGCTCAAAAAATCCGACTTAGTTTTCATGGACCTTGCACAAGCGCTGAAGATTGATCTGAAAAATGGAGAGTTCCAACAAAAACTTAAGGAGGTGACATGTTTATTGGGTTGGTCTCCTGATTTTGTTGAAGACGCTCTTGAAGTAAGAGAGGATTACATATTCCAAGACCGTGTCCAAAAggggaagaaggaagaagaaaaaagaaaggacAAGGAAGGGAAGGAGAAGAGAGAGTTCATAGGTGTCTTGGTGTGGAAGTTGACATCAAAATGGAAAAGAACAGTGTGGACAAAGGACCAAACATGTTTCAAAACAATTCAGTTTTCAAATCAACTTCGGAAACAATAA